One Amycolatopsis thermophila DNA segment encodes these proteins:
- a CDS encoding MarR family winged helix-turn-helix transcriptional regulator, giving the protein MTEAERVWALMQDLVLHRHDRRKAVTEALGLSFVKTKALRRLAPGPLTLGELAELLHTDRPYTTIVVDDLEQRGLVSRTVHPDDRRRRLVAVTPAGAEAAAAAGRLLSEPPPFLAALDGDELAELGRLLTKLDGAG; this is encoded by the coding sequence GTGACCGAGGCGGAACGCGTCTGGGCGCTGATGCAGGACCTGGTGCTGCACCGGCACGACCGGCGCAAGGCGGTGACCGAGGCGCTCGGTTTGAGCTTCGTCAAGACCAAGGCGCTGCGGCGGCTCGCGCCCGGGCCGCTGACGCTGGGCGAGCTCGCGGAGCTGCTGCACACCGACCGTCCCTACACGACGATCGTGGTGGACGACCTGGAGCAGCGCGGGCTGGTGTCCCGGACCGTCCACCCGGACGACCGCCGGCGCCGGCTGGTCGCGGTGACCCCCGCGGGCGCCGAGGCGGCGGCCGCGGCCGGCCGGCTGCTGAGCGAGCCGCCGCCGTTCCTGGCCGCGCTGGACGGTGACGAGCTGGCCGAGCTGGGCCGGCTGCTGACCAAACTCGACGGCGCGGGCTGA
- a CDS encoding citrate/2-methylcitrate synthase, producing MTELIDVPAGLRNVVVTTTELGDVRGREGFYHYRQYSAIDLARGRTFEDVWFLFLEGRLPEPEERARFTKELAPLRVLPDELREILPLIATAGTRPDPIAGLRTALSVLAAARGLAPLWDADPEQRKADAMLVCAVTPTILAALHRLRNGQEPLEPRPDLGATANWLYLVSGAAPRPEHARAIEQYLIATADHGFNASTFTARVVASCGADLVSAVAAALGAFSGPLHGGAPDRALASLDEIGTPDRVDDWVRARISAGDRIMGFGHAVYRTEDPRSVLLREIATGLGGDLADFATTVERRVVEILAELKPGRELYANVEFYAGVVMELCGLPRALFTPTFAVSRVVGWCANVLEQAAGSKIIRPSARYVGPPAPQPLS from the coding sequence ATGACCGAACTCATCGACGTCCCGGCGGGCCTGCGCAACGTCGTCGTCACCACCACCGAACTCGGCGACGTGCGCGGGCGCGAGGGCTTCTACCACTACCGCCAGTACTCCGCGATCGACCTGGCCCGCGGCAGGACGTTCGAGGACGTCTGGTTCCTGTTCCTGGAGGGCCGCCTCCCGGAACCCGAGGAGCGGGCCCGCTTCACGAAGGAACTGGCGCCGCTGCGGGTGCTGCCGGACGAGCTGCGCGAGATCCTGCCGCTCATCGCCACCGCCGGCACGCGTCCGGACCCGATCGCCGGGCTGCGCACCGCCCTGTCCGTCCTCGCCGCCGCGCGCGGGCTCGCCCCGCTGTGGGACGCCGATCCCGAGCAGCGCAAGGCCGACGCGATGCTCGTCTGCGCGGTGACCCCGACGATTCTCGCCGCGTTGCACCGCCTCCGGAACGGGCAGGAGCCACTGGAACCCCGGCCGGACCTCGGCGCCACCGCGAACTGGCTGTACCTCGTCAGCGGCGCGGCACCGCGGCCCGAGCACGCACGCGCCATCGAGCAGTACCTGATCGCGACGGCCGACCACGGTTTCAACGCCTCGACGTTCACCGCACGGGTCGTCGCGTCCTGCGGCGCCGATCTCGTGTCGGCCGTCGCGGCCGCGCTCGGCGCGTTCAGCGGTCCCCTGCACGGCGGCGCGCCCGACCGCGCGCTGGCGAGCCTCGACGAGATCGGTACCCCCGACCGCGTCGACGACTGGGTGCGCGCCCGCATCTCCGCCGGCGACCGGATCATGGGGTTCGGGCACGCCGTCTACCGCACCGAGGACCCGCGGTCGGTCCTGCTGCGCGAGATCGCGACCGGTCTCGGCGGCGACCTCGCGGACTTCGCGACCACCGTCGAACGCCGCGTGGTGGAGATCCTGGCCGAGCTCAAGCCGGGGCGCGAGCTGTACGCCAACGTCGAGTTCTACGCCGGGGTCGTGATGGAACTGTGCGGGCTGCCGCGCGCGCTGTTCACGCCGACGTTCGCGGTGAGCCGGGTGGTCGGCTGGTGCGCCAACGTCCTGGAACAGGCCGCCGGGTCGAAGATCATCCGGCCGTCGGCCCGCTACGTGGGTCCGCCCGCGCCTCAGCCCTTGAGCTGA
- a CDS encoding IlvD/Edd family dehydratase, with amino-acid sequence MTGQRRSAAWFGATGRAGMIYRSWMRNQGFGAEVFDGRPVIGIATSASELAPCNAHLHRVAEAVKRGVWQAGGFPLEFPTMATGETLMRPTAMLYRNLMAMEVEELIRANPLDGVVLLSGCDKTTPAMLMAAASVDLPAVMVTGGPMLNGKYRGTDVGSGTHVWKFEEELKAGRMTQEECFFAEGCMARSNGHCMTMGTASTMACMAEALGMQLPGSATWPAVDARRFEIAQSAGQRIVAMVEEDLRPSRILTREAFENAIRVNAAIGGSTNAIIHLLAIAGRADVDLSLDDFDTLIREIPTLVNLMPSGKYLMEDFCYAGGLPVVMRQLVEAGLLHAGSVSVTGKPVSDNVAAAENFNTDVITTVDEPLQPAGNGTAVLRGNLCPGGAVIKQSAASPHLLKHRGRALVFDTVEDYHAVADDPDLDVDETSILVIRGAGPKGYPGMPEVSNVALPAKLLKAGVTDMVRICDGRMSGTGYGTVVLHVTPESAAGGPLALVRTGDLITLDVAARTLNVEVSDEELAARRAAWQAPPAPYTSGYTWLYTQHVLQADEGADFDFLRGRRGHAVPRDSH; translated from the coding sequence GTGACGGGGCAGAGGCGGAGCGCGGCGTGGTTCGGGGCGACCGGCCGGGCGGGGATGATCTACCGGTCCTGGATGCGCAACCAGGGCTTCGGGGCCGAGGTCTTCGACGGCAGGCCGGTCATCGGCATCGCGACCAGCGCGTCGGAACTGGCCCCGTGCAACGCGCACCTGCACCGGGTGGCCGAGGCGGTCAAGCGCGGCGTGTGGCAGGCCGGCGGGTTCCCGCTGGAGTTCCCGACGATGGCGACCGGGGAGACGCTGATGCGCCCGACCGCCATGCTCTACCGCAACCTGATGGCGATGGAGGTCGAGGAGCTGATCCGCGCCAACCCGCTCGACGGCGTGGTGCTGCTTTCCGGCTGCGACAAGACGACCCCGGCGATGCTGATGGCCGCGGCGAGCGTCGACCTGCCCGCGGTGATGGTCACCGGCGGCCCGATGCTCAACGGCAAGTACCGCGGCACCGACGTCGGCTCCGGCACGCACGTGTGGAAGTTCGAGGAGGAGCTCAAGGCCGGGCGCATGACCCAGGAGGAGTGCTTCTTCGCCGAGGGCTGCATGGCGCGGTCGAACGGGCACTGCATGACGATGGGCACCGCCTCGACGATGGCGTGCATGGCCGAGGCGCTGGGCATGCAGCTGCCCGGCTCGGCGACGTGGCCCGCCGTGGACGCGCGGCGGTTCGAGATCGCGCAGTCCGCGGGGCAGCGGATCGTGGCGATGGTCGAGGAGGACCTGCGCCCGTCGCGGATCCTCACGCGGGAGGCGTTCGAGAACGCGATCCGGGTCAACGCCGCGATCGGCGGCTCGACGAACGCGATCATCCACCTGCTCGCGATCGCCGGGCGCGCCGACGTCGACCTGTCGCTCGACGACTTCGACACGCTCATCCGCGAGATCCCGACGCTGGTCAACCTGATGCCGTCGGGCAAGTACCTGATGGAGGACTTCTGCTACGCCGGCGGACTGCCGGTGGTGATGCGGCAGCTCGTGGAAGCGGGGCTGCTGCACGCCGGCAGCGTCAGCGTCACCGGCAAGCCGGTGTCGGACAACGTCGCCGCGGCGGAGAACTTCAACACCGACGTGATCACCACGGTGGACGAGCCGTTACAGCCCGCCGGCAACGGGACGGCCGTGCTGCGCGGCAACCTGTGCCCGGGCGGCGCGGTGATCAAGCAGTCGGCCGCGTCGCCGCACCTGCTCAAGCACCGGGGACGGGCGCTGGTGTTCGACACGGTCGAGGACTACCACGCCGTCGCCGACGACCCGGACCTCGACGTGGACGAGACGAGCATCCTGGTGATCCGCGGTGCCGGGCCGAAGGGCTACCCGGGCATGCCGGAGGTGTCGAACGTCGCGCTGCCGGCGAAGCTGCTCAAGGCGGGCGTGACGGACATGGTGCGGATCTGCGACGGGCGGATGAGCGGGACGGGGTACGGCACGGTGGTCCTGCACGTCACGCCGGAGTCGGCCGCGGGTGGACCGCTCGCGCTGGTGCGCACGGGTGATCTCATCACGCTGGACGTGGCGGCGCGGACGCTGAACGTCGAGGTGTCCGACGAGGAGCTGGCCGCGCGGCGCGCCGCGTGGCAGGCGCCGCCTGCGCCGTACACCAGCGGGTACACGTGGCTCTACACCCAGCACGTGCTGCAGGCCGACGAAGGCGCGGACTTCGACTTCCTGCGGGGCCGGCGCGGGCACGCCGTGCCGCGGGATTCGCACTAG
- a CDS encoding alpha/beta fold hydrolase, translating to MVIDDPIFPGGKTMTYVNGADGTKLYVEDAGDGAPVVFVSSAWLGTRMWEFQVPAVVAAGHRAVTYDRRGHGRSDRPWDGYDYDTLADDLAAILGELDLSGVTLVSQSMGAGEVVRYLTRHGSARVAGIVLIAPLTPLPMWLPDNPQGIPLEVFEAEDRLRAADRPGWMTASATGFFGDDHPEVSVSDAMRRWMIDQCLDVSARATSQVARAVFTTDFRAELPTVDLPALVLHGERDVQAPIDLCGRRTAELLPDARLRTYPDAAHGLFITHAAALNADLLGFLSRRVAAGAAEGSVRAS from the coding sequence ATGGTCATCGACGATCCGATCTTCCCCGGAGGGAAAACGATGACCTACGTGAACGGCGCCGACGGCACGAAGCTCTACGTCGAGGACGCCGGTGACGGCGCGCCGGTCGTGTTCGTGTCCAGCGCCTGGCTCGGCACGCGCATGTGGGAGTTCCAGGTGCCGGCGGTGGTGGCCGCCGGCCACCGCGCCGTCACCTACGACCGGCGCGGGCACGGGCGGTCCGACCGGCCCTGGGACGGCTACGACTACGACACGCTCGCCGACGACCTCGCCGCCATCCTCGGCGAGCTGGACCTCAGCGGGGTCACCCTGGTGAGCCAGTCGATGGGTGCCGGCGAGGTGGTGCGGTACCTGACCCGGCACGGCTCGGCGCGGGTGGCCGGAATCGTGCTGATCGCGCCGCTCACCCCGCTGCCGATGTGGCTGCCCGACAACCCGCAGGGCATCCCGCTGGAGGTGTTCGAGGCGGAGGACCGGCTGCGCGCCGCCGACCGGCCGGGGTGGATGACGGCGTCGGCGACCGGCTTCTTCGGCGACGACCACCCGGAGGTGTCGGTGTCGGACGCGATGCGGCGGTGGATGATCGACCAGTGCCTGGACGTGTCCGCGCGGGCCACCAGCCAGGTCGCGCGGGCGGTTTTCACGACGGACTTCCGCGCCGAACTGCCCACAGTGGACCTTCCCGCGCTGGTCCTGCACGGGGAACGGGACGTGCAGGCGCCGATCGACCTCTGCGGCCGCCGGACCGCGGAACTCCTGCCGGACGCGCGGCTGCGCACCTACCCGGACGCCGCGCACGGCCTGTTCATCACCCACGCCGCGGCCCTGAACGCCGACCTCCTCGGCTTCCTCTCCCGGCGCGTCGCCGCCGGCGCCGCCGAGGGAAGTGTTCGAGCCAGTTGA
- a CDS encoding citrate/2-methylcitrate synthase produces the protein MGDEGFLTTAEVARRLGVKAETVYAYASRGLLTSVRRPGRRGSLFAAEEVDRLAGRGREPGVVEGIRTRLTRITDDEVYFRGQRAADLAGEWGLESVAHFLWTGELADRPGFPVSSDDVELVRSATSALPGTARLTDHLRVAVAVLGAADPLRFDLAPEAVRPAAERLIGVLADALPGRTTHGTLGERLWPKLTSRRPEPRVLDAALVLLADHGLAVSTVAARVAASARANLYAVVSAGLGAMDGHYHGGASTLAYRFLSEARENPVEALSERLRATGGIPGFGHRIYQRRDPRADALFALLPENPVVGLLRDQLSGRPDLFPNVDLALAAMMHTYDMRPDAGEAVFAIARTAGWVAHALEEYHEPGLRFRVLT, from the coding sequence ATGGGCGACGAGGGCTTCCTCACGACGGCCGAGGTGGCGCGCCGGCTCGGGGTCAAGGCCGAAACCGTGTACGCATACGCGAGCCGGGGACTGCTGACGAGTGTCCGGCGGCCGGGGCGGCGGGGGAGCCTGTTCGCGGCGGAGGAGGTCGACCGGCTGGCCGGGCGGGGTCGCGAGCCGGGTGTGGTGGAGGGCATCCGGACGCGGCTGACCCGGATCACCGACGACGAGGTGTACTTCCGCGGGCAGCGCGCGGCCGACCTGGCCGGCGAGTGGGGGCTGGAGTCCGTGGCGCACTTCCTGTGGACCGGGGAACTGGCGGACCGCCCGGGGTTCCCGGTGTCGTCGGACGACGTCGAGCTGGTGCGGTCGGCCACCTCGGCGCTGCCCGGGACGGCCCGGCTGACCGACCACCTGCGGGTCGCCGTCGCGGTCCTCGGCGCCGCCGATCCGCTGCGGTTCGACCTCGCGCCGGAGGCGGTGCGCCCGGCCGCGGAGCGGTTGATCGGCGTGCTCGCCGACGCCCTGCCGGGCAGGACGACGCACGGGACCCTCGGCGAGCGGCTGTGGCCGAAACTGACCTCGCGGCGGCCCGAGCCGCGGGTCCTCGACGCGGCCCTGGTCCTGCTGGCCGACCACGGACTGGCCGTGTCCACAGTGGCCGCACGGGTGGCGGCGAGCGCGCGGGCCAACCTGTACGCGGTGGTGTCGGCCGGGCTCGGCGCGATGGACGGGCACTACCACGGCGGGGCGAGCACCCTGGCGTACCGGTTCCTGTCCGAGGCGCGGGAGAACCCGGTGGAGGCGTTGTCGGAGCGGTTGCGCGCCACGGGCGGCATTCCCGGGTTCGGGCACCGGATCTACCAGCGGCGCGACCCGCGGGCGGACGCGCTTTTCGCGCTGCTGCCGGAGAACCCGGTGGTCGGCCTGTTGCGCGACCAGCTGTCCGGCCGCCCCGACCTGTTCCCGAACGTCGATCTGGCGCTCGCCGCGATGATGCACACCTACGACATGCGTCCCGATGCGGGCGAGGCGGTGTTCGCGATCGCCCGCACGGCCGGCTGGGTGGCGCACGCGCTGGAGGAGTACCACGAACCCGGCCTGCGGTTCCGGGTACTCACCTGA
- a CDS encoding TIGR03557 family F420-dependent LLM class oxidoreductase — translation MVSVGYFLSSEEHGPRELVEQAKRAEQAGFERLWISDHFHPWTREQGNSPFVWSVIGALSQAVSLPITTAVTCPTVRIHPAIIAQAAATAAVQCEGRFVLGVGSGEALNEHIFGDPWPPGPRRLEMLEEAVEVIRELHTGEQVTHYGKHYTVEQARIYTLPEQPVPIYVSAFGPKTARRLARIADGFATVMPDGELVHSYREAGGRGPVQGGFKVCWGDSAEDARETAHRLWASDLLPGSLGRILPTPRDFEQAVSVVTQEQVAGQIPCGPDADAHAQAVRQFADAGFDEVYVSQIGPEKDKFFDAWSSKVLPQLKG, via the coding sequence ATGGTGAGTGTTGGCTACTTCCTGTCCAGCGAGGAGCACGGGCCCCGCGAGCTGGTCGAGCAGGCGAAGCGGGCCGAGCAGGCCGGGTTCGAGCGGCTGTGGATCTCCGACCACTTCCACCCCTGGACCCGCGAGCAGGGCAACAGCCCGTTCGTCTGGTCGGTGATCGGCGCCCTGTCCCAGGCGGTGTCGCTGCCGATCACCACCGCCGTGACGTGCCCGACCGTGCGCATCCACCCGGCGATCATCGCGCAGGCGGCGGCGACCGCGGCGGTGCAGTGCGAGGGCCGGTTCGTGCTCGGGGTGGGCTCCGGCGAGGCCCTCAACGAGCACATCTTCGGCGACCCGTGGCCGCCCGGCCCGCGCCGGCTGGAGATGCTCGAGGAGGCCGTCGAGGTGATCCGCGAGCTGCACACCGGCGAGCAGGTCACCCACTACGGCAAGCACTACACGGTGGAGCAGGCCCGCATCTACACGCTGCCCGAGCAGCCGGTCCCGATCTACGTGTCCGCGTTCGGCCCGAAGACCGCCCGCCGCCTGGCCAGGATCGCCGACGGTTTCGCCACCGTGATGCCGGACGGCGAGCTCGTCCACTCCTACCGCGAGGCCGGTGGCCGCGGCCCGGTCCAGGGCGGGTTCAAGGTGTGCTGGGGCGACTCGGCCGAGGACGCCCGCGAGACCGCGCACCGGCTGTGGGCCAGCGACCTGCTGCCCGGCAGCCTCGGTCGCATCCTGCCCACGCCGCGCGACTTCGAGCAGGCTGTATCCGTGGTCACCCAGGAGCAGGTGGCCGGCCAGATCCCGTGCGGGCCGGACGCCGACGCGCACGCGCAGGCGGTGCGGCAGTTCGCCGACGCCGGGTTCGACGAGGTGTACGTCTCGCAGATCGGCCCGGAGAAGGACAAGTTCTTCGACGCCTGGTCGTCGAAGGTGCTGCCTCAGCTCAAGGGCTGA
- a CDS encoding STAS domain-containing protein, which yields MTTATVDAEADGGHVRVTIKGEIDLANADVVQNEIYSSIGNDAERVSVDLTEVTYLDSSGLRVLFTLAGRLKVLQMDLDLVVAPASPVRRVMEMSGFEPLARVRDR from the coding sequence ATGACCACGGCGACCGTCGACGCCGAGGCCGACGGCGGCCACGTGAGGGTGACGATCAAGGGCGAGATCGATCTCGCCAACGCCGACGTCGTCCAGAACGAGATCTACTCCTCCATCGGCAACGACGCGGAGCGCGTCTCGGTCGATCTCACCGAGGTGACCTATTTGGACAGCTCGGGCCTGCGGGTCCTGTTCACGCTCGCCGGGCGGTTGAAGGTCCTGCAGATGGACCTGGACCTCGTGGTCGCGCCCGCCTCGCCGGTGCGGCGCGTGATGGAGATGTCCGGCTTCGAGCCGCTCGCCAGGGTGCGTGACCGGTGA
- a CDS encoding MFS transporter: MPDLTRRRRLLVLAICCLSLFVVSMDTTIVNLALPAIERDFSASVSSLQWTIDAYTLVLASLLMLSGSTADRIGRRRTFQTGLVLFTLGSLLCSIAPNIGLLIAFRAVQAVGGSMLNPVAMSIITNTFTDARERARAIGVWGAVVGLSMALGPLLGGVLVDAVGWRSIFWINIPVGVAGLVLTALFVPESKAPRARRLDPVGQLLVVVVLASLTYGIIEAPYHGWLSGPTLGCFAVAVVAAIGLVAYERRRAEPLLDPRFFASVPFSGATLIAVCGFAGLSGFLFLNALYLQNVRGYTPLHAGLLTLPSALVIFALAPWSGRLVASRGSRIPLVAGGLGLAVSGVLLTRLGADTGFGWLVLAYVVFGAGFGMLNPPITNTAVSGMPRAQAGVAAAVASTSRQVGASLGVALLGAVVTSRIRGPFTEGFPAASHIAWWIMAGCGVVVMVLGVVTTGSWARGTAERATAQFEEPVGAR; this comes from the coding sequence GTGCCGGACCTGACGCGCCGTCGTCGCCTCCTCGTGCTCGCGATCTGCTGCCTGAGTCTGTTCGTCGTCTCGATGGACACGACGATCGTCAACCTCGCGCTGCCCGCCATCGAGCGCGACTTCTCCGCGAGCGTGTCGAGCCTGCAGTGGACCATCGACGCCTACACGCTGGTGCTGGCCAGCCTGCTGATGCTGTCGGGGTCGACGGCGGACCGGATCGGGCGGCGGCGCACGTTCCAGACCGGGCTCGTGCTGTTCACGCTGGGCTCGCTGCTGTGCAGCATCGCGCCGAACATCGGCCTGCTGATCGCGTTCCGGGCGGTGCAGGCGGTCGGCGGCAGCATGCTCAACCCGGTCGCCATGTCGATCATCACCAACACCTTCACCGACGCGCGGGAACGCGCGCGGGCGATCGGCGTGTGGGGCGCGGTGGTCGGGCTGAGCATGGCGCTCGGCCCGCTGCTCGGCGGCGTCCTGGTGGACGCGGTCGGGTGGCGGTCGATCTTCTGGATCAACATCCCGGTCGGGGTGGCCGGGCTCGTGCTGACCGCGCTGTTCGTGCCGGAGTCGAAGGCGCCGCGGGCGCGGCGGCTCGACCCGGTGGGGCAGCTGCTGGTGGTCGTGGTGCTGGCGAGCCTGACCTACGGGATCATCGAAGCCCCATACCACGGCTGGCTCTCCGGCCCGACCCTCGGCTGCTTCGCGGTGGCTGTGGTCGCCGCCATCGGCCTCGTCGCCTACGAACGGCGGCGGGCGGAACCGTTGCTGGATCCCAGGTTCTTCGCGAGCGTGCCGTTCTCCGGCGCGACCCTGATCGCGGTGTGCGGGTTCGCCGGGCTGTCCGGGTTCCTGTTCCTCAACGCGCTGTACCTGCAGAACGTCCGCGGGTACACGCCGCTGCACGCGGGCCTGCTGACCCTGCCCAGCGCGCTGGTGATCTTCGCGCTGGCGCCGTGGTCCGGGCGGCTCGTGGCCTCGCGCGGGTCCCGGATCCCGCTCGTCGCCGGGGGGCTCGGGCTGGCGGTCAGCGGGGTGCTGCTCACCCGGCTCGGCGCGGACACCGGGTTCGGCTGGCTGGTGCTGGCCTACGTGGTGTTCGGCGCCGGGTTCGGGATGCTGAACCCGCCGATCACCAACACCGCGGTGTCCGGCATGCCGCGCGCGCAGGCCGGGGTGGCGGCGGCGGTCGCGTCGACCAGCCGTCAGGTCGGGGCGTCGCTCGGGGTGGCCCTGCTGGGCGCGGTGGTCACGTCGCGCATCCGGGGCCCGTTCACCGAGGGATTCCCCGCCGCGAGTCACATCGCGTGGTGGATCATGGCCGGATGCGGCGTGGTGGTGATGGTGCTCGGCGTGGTGACGACCGGCAGCTGGGCGAGGGGGACCGCCGAGCGGGCGACGGCGCAGTTCGAGGAGCCGGTGGGGGCGCGGTGA